A DNA window from Gorilla gorilla gorilla isolate KB3781 chromosome 6, NHGRI_mGorGor1-v2.1_pri, whole genome shotgun sequence contains the following coding sequences:
- the MOGAT3 gene encoding 2-acylglycerol O-acyltransferase 3 isoform X1, with product MGVATTLPPPTTSKTLQKQHLEAVGAYQYVLTFLFMGPFFSLLVFVLLFTSLWPFSVFYLVWLCVDWDTPNQGGRRSEWIRNLAIWRQLRDYYPVKLVKTAELPPDRNYVLGAHPHGIMCTGFLCNFSTESNGFSQLFPGLRPWLAVLAGLFYLPVYRDYIMSFGLCPVSRRSLDFILSQPQLGQAVVIMVGGAHEALYSVPGEHCLKLQKRKGFVRLALRHGASLVPVYSFGENDIFKLKAFATGSWQHWCQLTFKKLMGFSPCIFWGRGLFSATSWGLLPFAVPITTVGECPPPGGRPPAAAWASGIPRPPVSLSLQWAAPSPSPSASTPPRRKSITITPST from the exons ATGGGAGTTGCCACAACCCTGCCGCCCCCAACCACTTCCAAAACCCTGCAGAAGCAGCATCTAGAAGCAGTGGGCGCCTACCAATATGTGCTCACTTTCCTCTTCATGG gccctttcttctcccttcttgtCTTTGTCCTCCTCTTCACGTCACTCTGGCCCTTCTCTGTTTTTTACTTGGTGTGGCTCTGTGTGGACTGGGACACACCCAACCAAG GTGGAAGGCGTTCGGAGTGGATAAGGAACCTGGCAATTTGGAGACAACTAAGGGATTATTATCCTGTCAAG TTGGTGAAAACGGCAGAGCTGCCCCCGGATCGGAACTACGTGCTGGGCGCCCACCCTCATGGGATCATGTGTACAGGCTTCCTCTGTAATTTCTCCACCGAGAGCAATGGCTTCTCCCAGCTCTTCCCGGGGCTCCGGCCCTGGTTAGCCGTGCTGGCTGGCCTCTTCTACCTCCCGGTCTATCGCGACTACATCATGTCCTTTG GACTCTGTCCCGTGAGCCGCCGGAGCCTGGACTTCATCCTGTCCCAGCCCCAGCTCGGGCAGGCCGTGGTCATCATGGTGGGGGGTGCGCACGAGGCCCTGTATTCAGTCCCCGGGGAGCACTGCCTTAAGCTCCAGAAGCGCAAAGGCTTCGTGCGCCTGGCGCTGAGGCACGG GGCGTCCCTGGTGCCCGTGTACTCCTTTGGGGAGAATGACATCTTCAAACTTAAGGCTTTTGCCACAGGCTCCTGGCAGCATTGGTGCCAGCTCACCTTCAAGAAGCTCATGGGCTTCTCTCCTTGCATCTTCTGGGGTCGCGGGCTCTTCTCAGCCACCTCCTGGGGCCTGCTGCCCTTTGCTGTGCCCATCACCACTGTGGGTGAGTGCCCACCTCCGGGGGGACGGCCACCAGCAGCTGCGTGGGCATCAGGGATCCCTCGCCCAcctgtctccctctccctgcaGTGGGCCGCCCCATCCCCGTCCCCCAGCGCCTCCACCCCACCGAGGAGGAAGTCAATCACTATCACGCCCTCTACATGA
- the LOC101154599 gene encoding putative diacylglycerol O-acyltransferase 2-like protein DGAT2L7P, translated as MLAKHTQGWSPQICLGLQLGSLRHFRDYFPLSVRTWAVGYWVRLGLQNRLLGPPSPKVQSHCWGGVRPSAPQLVKTAKLGPSWNYLFDFHPHGVLVVGAFANFCTEPTGCSCLFPELPPHLLMLPCWFHLLFFQDYIMSGASALPPGLVSFVKAPLPQWWPGGCPGVGGPLQALEAKPGQLSLPIRNQKRLVKSAPELGENELFQQFPNPPSSWVQRVQEALRPLLSVALTLFLGRRGLPLPFRAPIRTVGEPRPPPRDPGPGPAPSPSRVGASPPRLAFGHRASPELCSRLSLRAEGREGGKEEENRGSQPRSPPFPPAVGAAIPVQQSPPPSPAQVDTLQARYVGRLTQLFEEHKARYGVPADRHLVLTEARPPRLASPVRWVTAGGEVKLKTGCRAWWLTPVIPALWEAEAGGSLEVSPTQQPAQTSD; from the exons ATGCTGGCG AAACATACCCAGGGCTGGAGCCCGCAGATCTGCCTGGGTTTGCAACTGGGCAGTTTGAGACATTTCCGTGACTACTTCCCCCTCTCGGTGAGGACCTGGGCTGTGGGGTACTGGGTGCGGTTGGGGCTTCAGAATAGACTCTTGGGACCAccatctcccaaagtgcaatCTCACTGTTGGGGTGGGGTGCGCCCGTCTGCTCCCCAGCTAGTTAAAACTGCAAAGTTGGGCCCCTCCTGGAACTACCTCTTTGACTTCCACCCTCACGGGGTCCTGGTCGTGGGAGCCTTCGCCAACTTCTGCACAGAGCCCACGGGCTGCTCCTGCCTCTTCCCCGAACTCCCGCCACACCTGCTCATGCTGCCTTGTTGGTTCCATCTCCTCTTCTTCCAGGACTACATCATGTCAGGAG CTTCTGCCCTCCCCCCAGGTTTGGTCTCCTTTGTCAAGGCCCCGCTGCCTCAGTGGTGGCCAGGTGGCTGTCCTGGTGTGGGAGGGCCCCTGCAGGCGCTGGAGGCAAAACCCGGACAACTGAGCTTGCCGATTCGGAATCAGAAGAGATTGGTTAAGTCAGCTCCGGAACTCGG GGAGAATGAGCTCTTCCAGCAGTTCCCGAACCCGCCGAGCTCGTGGGTGCAGAGGGTGCAGGAGGCTCTGCGTCCGCTGCTAAGCGTGGCCCTGACGCTGTTCCTGGGCCGCCGGGGCCTCCCGCTGCCCTTCCGCGCGCCCATCCGCACCGTCGGTGAGCCCCGGCCTCCGCCCCGCGATCCTGGCCCAGGGCCCGCTCCCTCCCCGTCCCGGGTTGGGGCCTCGCCACCCAGACTGGCCTTTGGCCACCGCGCCAGCCCTGAACTCTGTTCCCGCCTATCCCTACGGgctgaagggagggaaggaggaaaagaggaggagAACCGGGGATCCCAGCCCAGATCGCCTCCCTTCCCGCCCGCAGTGGGGGCGGCGATTCCCGTGCAGCAGAGCCCCCCGCCCAGTCCGGCCCAGGTGGACACGCTGCAAGCGCGCTACGTGGGGCGACTCACGCAGCTCTTCGAGGAGCACAAGGCGCGCTATGGTGTTCCCGCCGACAGACACCTGGTCCTCACCGAGGCGCGCCCCCCCCGCCTGGCCTCGCCTGTCCGCTGGGTGACTGCAGGTGGGGAAGTGAAATTAAAGACTggctgccgggcatggtggctcacgcctgtgattccagcactttgggaggccgaggcgggtggatcacttgaggtcag ccccacccagcaGCCAGCCCAGACTAGTGACTGA
- the PLOD3 gene encoding multifunctional procollagen lysine hydroxylase and glycosyltransferase LH3 isoform X1: protein MTSSGPGPRFLLLLPLLLPPAASASDRPRGRDPVNPEKLLVITVATAETEGYLRFLRSAEFFNYTVRTLGLGEEWRGGDVARTVGGGQKVRWLKKEMEKYTDREDMIIMFVDSYDVILAGSPTELLKKFVQSGSRLLFSAESFCWPEWGLAEQYPEVGTGKRFLNSGGFIGFATTIHQIVRQWKYKDDDDDQLFYTRLYLDPGLREKLSLNLDHKSRIFQNLNGALDEVVLKFDRNRVRIRNVAYDTLPIVIHGNGPTKLQLNYLGNYVPNGWTPEGGCGFCNQDRRTLPGGQPPPRVFLAVFVEQPTPFLPRFLQRLLLLDYPPDRVTLFLHNNEVFHEPHIADSWPQLQDHFSAVKLVGPEEALSPGEARDMAMDLCRQDPECEFYFSLDADAVLTNLQTLRILIEENRKVIAPMLSRHGKLWSNFWGALSPDEYYARSEDYVELVQRKRVGVWNVPYISQAYVIRGDTLRMELPQRDVFSGSDTDPDMAFCKSFRDKGIFLHLSNQYEFGRLLATSRYDTEHLHPDLWQIFDNPVDWKEQYIHENYSRALEGEGIVEQPCPDVYWFPLLSEQMCDELVAEMEHYGQWSGGRHEDSRLAGGYENVPTVDIHMKQVGYEDQWLQLLRTYVGPMTESLFPGYHTKARAVMNFVVRYRPDEQPSLRPHHDSSTFTLNVALNHKGLDYEGGGCRFLRYDCVISSPRKGWALLHPGRLTHYHEGLPTTWGTRYIMVSFVDP from the exons ATGACCTCCTCGGGGCCTGGACCCCggttcctgctgctgctgccgctgctgctgcccCCTGCGGCCTCAGCCTCCGACCGGCCCCGGGGCCGAGACCCGGTCAACCCAG AGAAGCTGCTGGTGATCACTGTGGCCACAGCTGAAACCGAGGGGTACCTGCGTTTCCTGCGCTCTGCGGAGTTCTTCAACTACACTGTGCGG ACCCTGGGCCTGGGAGAGGAGTGGCGAGGGGGTGATGTGGCTCGAACAGTTGGTGGAGGACAGAAGGTCCGGTGGttaaagaaggaaatggagaaaTACACTGACCGGGAGGATATGATCATCATGTTTGTGGATAG CTACGACGTGATTCTGGCCGGCAGCCCCACAGAGCTGCTGAAGAAGTTCGTCCAGAGTGGCAGCCGCCTGCTCTTCTCTGCAGAGAGCTTCTGCTGGCCCGAGTGGGGGCTGGCGGAGCAGTACCCTGAGGTGGGCACGGGGAAGCGCTTCCTCAACTCTGGTG GATTCATCGGTTTTGCCACCACCATCCACCAAATCGTGCGCCAGTGGAAGTACAAGGATGATGACGATGACCAGCTGTTCTACACACGACTCTACCTGGACCCAGGACTGAGG GAGAAACTCAGCCTTAATCTGGATCATAAGTCTCGGATCTTTCAGAACCTCAACGGGGCTTTAG ATGAAGTGGTTTTAAAGTTTGATCGGAACCGTGTGCGTATCCGGAATGTGGCCTACGACACGCTCCCCATTGTGATCCATGGAAACGGTCCCACTAAG CTGCAGCTCAACTACCTGGGAAACTACGTCCCCAATGGCTGGACTCCTGAGGGAGGCTGTGGCTTCTGCAACCAGGACCGGAGGACACTCCCGGGGGGGCAG CCTCCCCCCCGGGTGTTTCTGGCCGTGTTTGTGGAACAGCCTACTCCGTTTCTGCCCCGCTTCCTGCAGCGGCTGCTACTCCTGGACTATCCCCCCGACAGGGTCACCCTTTTTCTGCACAACAAT GAGGTCTTCCATGAGCCCCACATCGCTGACTCCTGGCCGCAGCTCCAGGACCACTTCTCAGCTGTGAAGCTCGTGGGGCCGGAGGAGGCTCTGAGCCCAGGCGAGGCCAGGGACATGGCCAT GGACCTGTGTCGGCAGGACCCCGAGTGTGAGTTCTACTTCAGCCTGGACGCTGACGCTGTCCTCACCAACCTGCAGACCCTGCGTATCCTCATTGAGGAGAACAG GAAGGTGATCGCCCCCATGCTGTCCCGCCACGGCAAGCTGTGGTCCAACTTCTGGGGCGCCCTGAGCCCCGATGAGTACTACGCCCGCTCCGAGGACTACGTGGAGCTGGTGCAGCGGAAGCGAGT GGGTGTGTGGAATGTACCATACATCTCCCAGGCCTATGTGATCCGGGGTGATACCCTGCGGATGGAGCTGCCCCAGAGGGACGTGTTCTCGGGCAGTGACACAGACCCGGACATGGCCTTCTGTAAGAGCTTTCGAGACAAG gGCATCTTCCTCCATCTGAGCAATCAGTATGAATTTGGCCGGCTCCTGGCCACTTCCCGATACGACACGGAGCACCTGCACCCCGACCTCTGGCAGATCTTCGACAACCCCGTC GACTGGAAGGAGCAGTACATCCACGAGAACTACAGCCGGGCCCTGGAAGGGGAAGGAATCGTGGAGCAG CCATGCCCGGATGTGTACTGGTTCCCACTGCTGTCAGAACAAATGTGTGATGAGCTGGTGGCAGAGATGGAGCACTACGGCCAGTGGTCAGGCGGCCGGCATGAG GATTCAAGGCTGGCTGGAGGCTACGAGAATGTGCCCACCGTGGACATCCACATGAAGCAGGTGGGGTACGAGGACCAGTGGCTGCAGCTGCTGCGGACGTATGTGGGCCCCATGACCGAGAGCCTGTTTCCCGGTTACCACACCAAG gCGCGGGCGGTGATGAACTTTGTGGTTCGCTACCGGCCAGACGAGCAGCCGTCTCTGCGGCCACACCACGACTCATCCACCTTCACCCTCAACGTTGCCCTCAACCACAAGGGCCTGGACTATGAG GGAGGTGGCTGCCGCTTCCTGCGCTACGACTGTGTGATCTCCTCCCCGAGGAAGGGCTGGGCACTCCTGCACCCCGGCCGCCTCACCCACTACCACGAGGGGCTGCCAACGACCTGGGGTACACGCTACATCATGGTGTCCTTTGTCGACCCCTGA
- the MOGAT3 gene encoding 2-acylglycerol O-acyltransferase 3 isoform X4: MGVATTLPPPTTSKTLQKQHLEAVGAYQYVLTFLFMGPFFSLLVFVLLFTSLWPFSVFYLVWLCVDWDTPNQGGRRSEWIRNLAIWRQLRDYYPVKLVKTAELPPDRNYVLGAHPHGIMCTGFLCNFSTESNGFSQLFPGLRPWLAVLAGLFYLPVYRDYIMSFGLCPVSRRSLDFILSQPQLGQAVVIMVGGAHEALYSVPGEHCLKLQKRKGFVRLALRHGGPPHPRPPAPPPHRGGSQSLSRPLHDGPGAALRGAQGKLWSPRFHLPHLHLGLAAAFR; this comes from the exons ATGGGAGTTGCCACAACCCTGCCGCCCCCAACCACTTCCAAAACCCTGCAGAAGCAGCATCTAGAAGCAGTGGGCGCCTACCAATATGTGCTCACTTTCCTCTTCATGG gccctttcttctcccttcttgtCTTTGTCCTCCTCTTCACGTCACTCTGGCCCTTCTCTGTTTTTTACTTGGTGTGGCTCTGTGTGGACTGGGACACACCCAACCAAG GTGGAAGGCGTTCGGAGTGGATAAGGAACCTGGCAATTTGGAGACAACTAAGGGATTATTATCCTGTCAAG TTGGTGAAAACGGCAGAGCTGCCCCCGGATCGGAACTACGTGCTGGGCGCCCACCCTCATGGGATCATGTGTACAGGCTTCCTCTGTAATTTCTCCACCGAGAGCAATGGCTTCTCCCAGCTCTTCCCGGGGCTCCGGCCCTGGTTAGCCGTGCTGGCTGGCCTCTTCTACCTCCCGGTCTATCGCGACTACATCATGTCCTTTG GACTCTGTCCCGTGAGCCGCCGGAGCCTGGACTTCATCCTGTCCCAGCCCCAGCTCGGGCAGGCCGTGGTCATCATGGTGGGGGGTGCGCACGAGGCCCTGTATTCAGTCCCCGGGGAGCACTGCCTTAAGCTCCAGAAGCGCAAAGGCTTCGTGCGCCTGGCGCTGAGGCACGG TGGGCCGCCCCATCCCCGTCCCCCAGCGCCTCCACCCCACCGAGGAGGAAGTCAATCACTATCACGCCCTCTACATGACGGCCCTGGAGCAGCTCTTCGAGGAGCACAAGGAAAGCTGTGGAGTCCCCGCTTCCACCTGCCTCACCTTCATCTAGGCCTGGCCGCGGCCTTTCGCTGA
- the MOGAT3 gene encoding 2-acylglycerol O-acyltransferase 3 isoform X3 produces the protein MGVATTLPPPTTSKTLQKQHLEAVGAYQYVLTFLFMGGRRSEWIRNLAIWRQLRDYYPVKLVKTAELPPDRNYVLGAHPHGIMCTGFLCNFSTESNGFSQLFPGLRPWLAVLAGLFYLPVYRDYIMSFGLCPVSRRSLDFILSQPQLGQAVVIMVGGAHEALYSVPGEHCLKLQKRKGFVRLALRHGASLVPVYSFGENDIFKLKAFATGSWQHWCQLTFKKLMGFSPCIFWGRGLFSATSWGLLPFAVPITTVVGRPIPVPQRLHPTEEEVNHYHALYMTALEQLFEEHKESCGVPASTCLTFI, from the exons ATGGGAGTTGCCACAACCCTGCCGCCCCCAACCACTTCCAAAACCCTGCAGAAGCAGCATCTAGAAGCAGTGGGCGCCTACCAATATGTGCTCACTTTCCTCTTCATGG GTGGAAGGCGTTCGGAGTGGATAAGGAACCTGGCAATTTGGAGACAACTAAGGGATTATTATCCTGTCAAG TTGGTGAAAACGGCAGAGCTGCCCCCGGATCGGAACTACGTGCTGGGCGCCCACCCTCATGGGATCATGTGTACAGGCTTCCTCTGTAATTTCTCCACCGAGAGCAATGGCTTCTCCCAGCTCTTCCCGGGGCTCCGGCCCTGGTTAGCCGTGCTGGCTGGCCTCTTCTACCTCCCGGTCTATCGCGACTACATCATGTCCTTTG GACTCTGTCCCGTGAGCCGCCGGAGCCTGGACTTCATCCTGTCCCAGCCCCAGCTCGGGCAGGCCGTGGTCATCATGGTGGGGGGTGCGCACGAGGCCCTGTATTCAGTCCCCGGGGAGCACTGCCTTAAGCTCCAGAAGCGCAAAGGCTTCGTGCGCCTGGCGCTGAGGCACGG GGCGTCCCTGGTGCCCGTGTACTCCTTTGGGGAGAATGACATCTTCAAACTTAAGGCTTTTGCCACAGGCTCCTGGCAGCATTGGTGCCAGCTCACCTTCAAGAAGCTCATGGGCTTCTCTCCTTGCATCTTCTGGGGTCGCGGGCTCTTCTCAGCCACCTCCTGGGGCCTGCTGCCCTTTGCTGTGCCCATCACCACTGTGG TGGGCCGCCCCATCCCCGTCCCCCAGCGCCTCCACCCCACCGAGGAGGAAGTCAATCACTATCACGCCCTCTACATGACGGCCCTGGAGCAGCTCTTCGAGGAGCACAAGGAAAGCTGTGGAGTCCCCGCTTCCACCTGCCTCACCTTCATCTAG
- the MOGAT3 gene encoding 2-acylglycerol O-acyltransferase 3 isoform X2: MGVATTLPPPTTSKTLQKQHLEAVGAYQYVLTFLFMGPFFSLLVFVLLFTSLWPFSVFYLVWLCVDWDTPNQGGRRSEWIRNLAIWRQLRDYYPVKLVKTAELPPDRNYVLGAHPHGIMCTGFLCNFSTESNGFSQLFPGLRPWLAVLAGLFYLPVYRDYIMSFGLCPVSRRSLDFILSQPQLGQAVVIMVGGAHEALYSVPGEHCLKLQKRKGFVRLALRHGASLVPVYSFGENDIFKLKAFATGSWQHWCQLTFKKLMGFSPCIFWGRGLFSATSWGLLPFAVPITTVVGRPIPVPQRLHPTEEEVNHYHALYMTALEQLFEEHKESCGVPASTCLTFI; encoded by the exons ATGGGAGTTGCCACAACCCTGCCGCCCCCAACCACTTCCAAAACCCTGCAGAAGCAGCATCTAGAAGCAGTGGGCGCCTACCAATATGTGCTCACTTTCCTCTTCATGG gccctttcttctcccttcttgtCTTTGTCCTCCTCTTCACGTCACTCTGGCCCTTCTCTGTTTTTTACTTGGTGTGGCTCTGTGTGGACTGGGACACACCCAACCAAG GTGGAAGGCGTTCGGAGTGGATAAGGAACCTGGCAATTTGGAGACAACTAAGGGATTATTATCCTGTCAAG TTGGTGAAAACGGCAGAGCTGCCCCCGGATCGGAACTACGTGCTGGGCGCCCACCCTCATGGGATCATGTGTACAGGCTTCCTCTGTAATTTCTCCACCGAGAGCAATGGCTTCTCCCAGCTCTTCCCGGGGCTCCGGCCCTGGTTAGCCGTGCTGGCTGGCCTCTTCTACCTCCCGGTCTATCGCGACTACATCATGTCCTTTG GACTCTGTCCCGTGAGCCGCCGGAGCCTGGACTTCATCCTGTCCCAGCCCCAGCTCGGGCAGGCCGTGGTCATCATGGTGGGGGGTGCGCACGAGGCCCTGTATTCAGTCCCCGGGGAGCACTGCCTTAAGCTCCAGAAGCGCAAAGGCTTCGTGCGCCTGGCGCTGAGGCACGG GGCGTCCCTGGTGCCCGTGTACTCCTTTGGGGAGAATGACATCTTCAAACTTAAGGCTTTTGCCACAGGCTCCTGGCAGCATTGGTGCCAGCTCACCTTCAAGAAGCTCATGGGCTTCTCTCCTTGCATCTTCTGGGGTCGCGGGCTCTTCTCAGCCACCTCCTGGGGCCTGCTGCCCTTTGCTGTGCCCATCACCACTGTGG TGGGCCGCCCCATCCCCGTCCCCCAGCGCCTCCACCCCACCGAGGAGGAAGTCAATCACTATCACGCCCTCTACATGACGGCCCTGGAGCAGCTCTTCGAGGAGCACAAGGAAAGCTGTGGAGTCCCCGCTTCCACCTGCCTCACCTTCATCTAG
- the PLOD3 gene encoding multifunctional procollagen lysine hydroxylase and glycosyltransferase LH3 isoform X2 translates to MTSSGPGPRFLLLLPLLLPPAASASDRPRGRDPVNPEKLLVITVATAETEGYLRFLRSAEFFNYTVRTLGLGEEWRGGDVARTVGGGQKVRWLKKEMEKYTDREDMIIMFVDSYDVILAGSPTELLKKFVQSGSRLLFSAESFCWPEWGLAEQYPEVGTGKRFLNSGGFIGFATTIHQIVRQWKYKDDDDDQLFYTRLYLDPGLREKLSLNLDHKSRIFQNLNGALDEVVLKFDRNRVRIRNVAYDTLPIVIHGNGPTKLQLNYLGNYVPNGWTPEGGCGFCNQDRRTLPGGQPPPRVFLAVFVEQPTPFLPRFLQRLLLLDYPPDRVTLFLHNNEVFHEPHIADSWPQLQDHFSAVKLVGPEEALSPGEARDMAMDLCRQDPECEFYFSLDADAVLTNLQTLRILIEENRKVIAPMLSRHGKLWSNFWGALSPDEYYARSEDYVELVQRKRVGVWNVPYISQAYVIRGDTLRMELPQRDVFSGSDTDPDMAFCKSFRDKGIFLHLSNQYEFGRLLATSRYDTEHLHPDLWQIFDNPVDWKEQYIHENYSRALEGEGIVEQPCPDVYWFPLLSEQMCDELVAEMEHYGQWSGGRHEARAVMNFVVRYRPDEQPSLRPHHDSSTFTLNVALNHKGLDYEGGGCRFLRYDCVISSPRKGWALLHPGRLTHYHEGLPTTWGTRYIMVSFVDP, encoded by the exons ATGACCTCCTCGGGGCCTGGACCCCggttcctgctgctgctgccgctgctgctgcccCCTGCGGCCTCAGCCTCCGACCGGCCCCGGGGCCGAGACCCGGTCAACCCAG AGAAGCTGCTGGTGATCACTGTGGCCACAGCTGAAACCGAGGGGTACCTGCGTTTCCTGCGCTCTGCGGAGTTCTTCAACTACACTGTGCGG ACCCTGGGCCTGGGAGAGGAGTGGCGAGGGGGTGATGTGGCTCGAACAGTTGGTGGAGGACAGAAGGTCCGGTGGttaaagaaggaaatggagaaaTACACTGACCGGGAGGATATGATCATCATGTTTGTGGATAG CTACGACGTGATTCTGGCCGGCAGCCCCACAGAGCTGCTGAAGAAGTTCGTCCAGAGTGGCAGCCGCCTGCTCTTCTCTGCAGAGAGCTTCTGCTGGCCCGAGTGGGGGCTGGCGGAGCAGTACCCTGAGGTGGGCACGGGGAAGCGCTTCCTCAACTCTGGTG GATTCATCGGTTTTGCCACCACCATCCACCAAATCGTGCGCCAGTGGAAGTACAAGGATGATGACGATGACCAGCTGTTCTACACACGACTCTACCTGGACCCAGGACTGAGG GAGAAACTCAGCCTTAATCTGGATCATAAGTCTCGGATCTTTCAGAACCTCAACGGGGCTTTAG ATGAAGTGGTTTTAAAGTTTGATCGGAACCGTGTGCGTATCCGGAATGTGGCCTACGACACGCTCCCCATTGTGATCCATGGAAACGGTCCCACTAAG CTGCAGCTCAACTACCTGGGAAACTACGTCCCCAATGGCTGGACTCCTGAGGGAGGCTGTGGCTTCTGCAACCAGGACCGGAGGACACTCCCGGGGGGGCAG CCTCCCCCCCGGGTGTTTCTGGCCGTGTTTGTGGAACAGCCTACTCCGTTTCTGCCCCGCTTCCTGCAGCGGCTGCTACTCCTGGACTATCCCCCCGACAGGGTCACCCTTTTTCTGCACAACAAT GAGGTCTTCCATGAGCCCCACATCGCTGACTCCTGGCCGCAGCTCCAGGACCACTTCTCAGCTGTGAAGCTCGTGGGGCCGGAGGAGGCTCTGAGCCCAGGCGAGGCCAGGGACATGGCCAT GGACCTGTGTCGGCAGGACCCCGAGTGTGAGTTCTACTTCAGCCTGGACGCTGACGCTGTCCTCACCAACCTGCAGACCCTGCGTATCCTCATTGAGGAGAACAG GAAGGTGATCGCCCCCATGCTGTCCCGCCACGGCAAGCTGTGGTCCAACTTCTGGGGCGCCCTGAGCCCCGATGAGTACTACGCCCGCTCCGAGGACTACGTGGAGCTGGTGCAGCGGAAGCGAGT GGGTGTGTGGAATGTACCATACATCTCCCAGGCCTATGTGATCCGGGGTGATACCCTGCGGATGGAGCTGCCCCAGAGGGACGTGTTCTCGGGCAGTGACACAGACCCGGACATGGCCTTCTGTAAGAGCTTTCGAGACAAG gGCATCTTCCTCCATCTGAGCAATCAGTATGAATTTGGCCGGCTCCTGGCCACTTCCCGATACGACACGGAGCACCTGCACCCCGACCTCTGGCAGATCTTCGACAACCCCGTC GACTGGAAGGAGCAGTACATCCACGAGAACTACAGCCGGGCCCTGGAAGGGGAAGGAATCGTGGAGCAG CCATGCCCGGATGTGTACTGGTTCCCACTGCTGTCAGAACAAATGTGTGATGAGCTGGTGGCAGAGATGGAGCACTACGGCCAGTGGTCAGGCGGCCGGCATGAG gCGCGGGCGGTGATGAACTTTGTGGTTCGCTACCGGCCAGACGAGCAGCCGTCTCTGCGGCCACACCACGACTCATCCACCTTCACCCTCAACGTTGCCCTCAACCACAAGGGCCTGGACTATGAG GGAGGTGGCTGCCGCTTCCTGCGCTACGACTGTGTGATCTCCTCCCCGAGGAAGGGCTGGGCACTCCTGCACCCCGGCCGCCTCACCCACTACCACGAGGGGCTGCCAACGACCTGGGGTACACGCTACATCATGGTGTCCTTTGTCGACCCCTGA